From one Henningerozyma blattae CBS 6284 chromosome 1, complete genome genomic stretch:
- the ARH1 gene encoding NADPH-adrenodoxin reductase (similar to Saccharomyces cerevisiae ARH1 (YDR376W); ancestral locus Anc_5.450) has product MMPNFLRSLSTTCNNRDIQRKTISIVGSGPSGFYTAYRLLSKSKIPIKVTLWEKLPVPFGLSRYGVAPDHPEVKNCEETFTSIANEYQKDNGLHDFQFIGNRTIGKDIPLKDLIEKQDAVILSYGCMGDKKLNIPGEKDTNGVFSSRQFVNWYNGHPEYSTSKVFSNFDWSRIKNVGIIGNGNVALDIARVLLSNNIGELWDKTDISPLAMKCLNQAPIKNVKIIARRDFVHSKFTNKELRELWELERYGIFGSISKKYFQLGNLNISNLSRPMKRTAEMCYEYLKPFNERTKKSYKKYQPLVNVGETQRKTWELDYLKTPTSIKRDSNGNITALELFENNITEDNRVIPMKDHVINYDMDLLITSLGYEAKPMDEFKELGIQFEHGHIANVEGRVQNQEGIIVPGLYTAGWVKHGSKGVIAATMMDAFNVADGILADLETFPSKPSVEQDISFLADNKVEKVSWSDWESLNNYELLQGTNQGKVRAKVLTVPEMLAHKHQKPSY; this is encoded by the coding sequence ATGATGCCAAATTTTCTAAGATCATTATCCACTACGTGCAATAATAGAGATATTCAGAGAAAGACTATCTCTATTGTCGGCTCAGGGCCATCTGGTTTTTATACAGCTTATCGATTGCTGTCTAAATCTAAAATTCCTATAAAAGTTACCTTATGGGAGAAACTACCAGTTCCATTTGGATTAAGCCGTTATGGTGTTGCGCCTGACCATCCAGAAGTAAAGAATTGTGAAGAAACCTTTACTAGCATTGCTAATGAATATCAAAAAGATAATGGCCTTCATGATTTCCAATTTATAGGTAATAGAACGATTGGTAAGGATATCCCGTTAAAAGACTTAATAGAGAAGCAAGATGCAGTTATTCTATCATATGGTTGTATGGGCGATaagaaattgaatataCCTGGAGAAAAAGACACCAATGGTGTCTTTTCTAGTAGACAATTTGTAAATTGGTATAATGGACACCCAGAATATTCAACTTCAAAAgtcttttctaattttgaTTGGTCACGTATCAAGAATGTTGGTATTATTGGTAATGGTAATGTTGCATTGGATATTGCAAGAGTATTAttaagtaataatataggTGAACTTTGGGATAAAACAGATATTTCACCTTTGGCTATGAAATGTTTGAATCAAGCACCCATTAAAAATGTGAAAATCATCGCAAGAAGGGATTTTGTTCATTCCAAATTCACAAATAAGGAATTACGTGAATTATGGGAATTAGAAAGATATGGTATCTTTGGATCAATTAGTAAGAAGTATTTCCAATTAggtaatttaaatatttccaatttaAGCAGGCCAATGAAGAGAACTGCAGAGATGTGCtatgaatatttgaagCCATTCAATGAGAGAACGAAGAAAAGctacaaaaaatatcaacCTTTAGTGAATGTAGGTGAAACTCAAAGGAAAACATGGGAATTAGACTATTTGAAAACACCTACAAGTATCAAAAGGGATTCAAATGGTAATATAACAGCTTTAGagttatttgaaaataatattacagAAGACAATAGAGTCATTCCAATGAAGGATCATGTTATAAATTATGACATGGATCTATTGATTACGTCATTAGGGTATGAAGCTAAACCTATGGATGAATTTAAGGAATTAGGTATTCAATTCGAACATGGACATATTGCTAACGTTGAAGGCCGTGTACAAAACCAAGAGGGAATCATAGTTCCGGGGCTGTATACGGCTGGATGGGTAAAGCATGGCAGCAAAGGTGTCATTGCTGCCACCATGATGGATGCCTTCAACGTTGCAGACGGTATTTTGGCAGATTTGGAAACATTTCCATCGAAGCCATCTGTCGAACAAGATATATCATTCCTTGCTGACAACAAAGTAGAAAAAGTGAGTTGGAGTGACTGGGAATCGTTAAACAATTACGAATTGCTACAGGGGACAAACCAAGGTAAAGTGAGAGCCAAAGTCTTAACTGTACCCGAGATGCTAGCGCACAAACACCAGAAACCTTCGTACTGA
- the TBLA0A02690 gene encoding uncharacterized protein (similar to Saccharomyces cerevisiae RGA2 (YDR379W) and RGA1 (YOR127W); ancestral locus Anc_5.453), with amino-acid sequence MSATVAAADFNSSNLTRSKTLHPCARCKLTIDSGHAYELGEDRWHTDCFSCYRCEKPLNCDTDFMVLGTGALICFDCSDSCKGCGKKIDDLAIILSSSNEAYCSSCFKCCKCHESITDLKYAKTKRGLFCLTCHEKLVAKRKRYEEKKRLYKKDLPTLPDIANQTSTASSITVHSSISGEYPQLSTPIHKKRSSTLSHHQLHSDGAVYSSKIVSQEILVPPTRKGKTLLDKTPLKNTTASRDSSLGSHSNNETGTQPELMDNISNENNTSDDPMEDLDFQSARTSSNMDVLSTISERNPVKSKKSTSDKRKSTNILLSNSDVHALAAATAATNTSTISTKIPRSKSVTPTTLNHIDTSLNPSTIPISSPTSVSSPTSKLKKHKTSIRPSRSHSIDLKISKHQNISRENLSSNDTNKNIKSVDNNPYFTNKSSSSSNPKHHSSAAVLTKSSSFISHKISHSAASKDSKIKSDSNDMVSSNSRLKQSTSVRHSLDRKVSSGASSHKLEEKEKDLQNEIGKLEKRKQKLIEDIEGLESRRDKLTKEVNYLENDKFEAPPPLVEAIAMRESRSTNTMENLTDDKDETSYDDANDMNLDSGSVDQLKEVPKGRFWKLFSGSRSNSVSPQPALIVNNTSLIAPKKTRLDVSEPILRAPDVISEHKLKTISRRSMSEHNFKQLQQPLMPVRPIKISDPSVLYGSTLVARCEFEKRSTPLIITKCIQYIESDKEFLQTEGIYRKSASQSLVEKLETRFSVSKNYDADPKMRKLMEQDIHAVASALKRYLRQLPNSIIPFEIYDELISLIRRENLPKFLPLNDNLKQNPMYLKTINKFKELLKFIPREHYAVLQLLSLHLKKVVSYSEENLMNIKNISLVFTPGLIRDQNGTKDILDMRERNYAVEFILTSSADLLGTIKRLVDN; translated from the coding sequence ATGTCTGCTACTGTAGCTGCTGCGGATTTTAATAGCTCTAATCTCACAAGATCTAAGACACTTCATCCATGTGCAAGATGCAAATTGACTATTGATAGTGGGCATGCCTATGAATTAGGAGAAGATAGATGGCATACAGACTGTTTCTCTTGCTATCGTTGCGAGAAACCTTTGAATTGTGACACAGATTTTATGGTCCTAGGAACTGGGGCCTTAATTTGTTTTGATTGCTCCGATTCATGTAAAGGCTGCGGTAAGAAAATCGACGACCTAGCTATCATTCTATCATCGTCTAATGAAGCTTATTGCTCCAGTTGCTTTAAATGTTGTAAATGTCATGAGAGCATAACTGATTTGAAGTACGCAAAGACCAAACGTGGGTTATTTTGTTTGACTTGTCATGAAAAATTGGTAGCAAAAAGGAAACGTTAcgaagaaaagaaaagattatATAAGAAAGATCTCCCCACGTTGCCAGATATTGCAAACCAAACATCAACCGCATCGTCAATAACTGTTcattcttcaatatcaGGTGAATATCCACAGTTGTCAACGCCAATTCATAAGAAAAGATCAAGCACACTGAGCCATCATCAGCTACATTCGGATGGTGCCGTATACTCCAGTAAAATTGTCTCACAAGAAATATTAGTTCCTCCCACAAGAAAGGGGAAAACTTTACTAGACAAAACCCCCTTGAAAAATACTACTGCAAGTAGGGATTCTAGTCTTGGTTctcattcaaataatgaaactgGGACTCAACCAGAACTAATGGATAATATATCAAACGAAAATAACACTTCTGATGATCCAATGGAAGATTTAGACTTCCAAAGTGCCAGAACTTCCTCGAATATGGATGTACTATCAACCATATCAGAAAGAAACCCAGTAAAATCCAAAAAATCTACTTCAGATAAAAGAAAGAGTACAAATATCCTATTATCAAATTCAGATGTACATGCGCTTGCAGCTGCCACAGCAGCTACTAATACCTCTACAATATCAACGAAGATACCTAGGTCAAAATCAGTCACACCTACAACATTGAACCATATAGACACGAGTTTAAATCCATCTACTATTCCTATTTCTTCTCCAACCTCTGTATCTTCTCCAACgtcaaaattaaagaaacaTAAGACAAGTATCCGCCCTTCAAGGTCACATtctattgatttaaaaatttctaaacatcaaaatattagtaGAGAGAATTTAAGTTCGAATGATACAAATAAGAATATCAAGTCGGTTGACAATAATCCATACTTTACTAATAAATCTAGCAGCTCATCAAATCCAAAGCATCATTCTTCTGCTGCTGTTTTAACTAAATCATCATCGTTTATTTCCCATAAGATTAGTCATAGTGCTGCAAGTAAAGATTCAAAGATTAAAAGTGATAGTAATGATATGGTTTCTAGTAACTCAAGATTAAAGCAATCGACTTCAGTGAGACATTCTTTAGATAGAAAAGTTTCGTCTGGTGCTTCTAGCCATAAGCtggaagaaaaagaaaaagatttacAGAATGAGATTGGAAAGTTAGAGAAACGGAAACAAAAACTAATAGAAGATATTGAAGGTTTAGAGAGTCGTAGGGATAAATTAACTAAAGAAGTTAACTAtctagaaaatgataaatttgaagCTCCTCCTCCTCTAGTTGAAGCAATTGCTATGAGGGAAAGTAGATCAACAAATACTATGGAGAATTTGACGGatgataaagatgaaaCAAGCTATGATGACGCAAATGATATGAATTTGGACTCCGGATCTGTTGATCAATTGAAGGAAGTTCCAAAAGGTAGATTCTGGAAACTTTTTTCTGGTTCTAGATCTAATTCTGTAAGTCCACAGCCGGCTCTTATTGTAAACAACACAAGCTTAATAGCTCCAAAGAAAACTAGGCTAGATGTTTCTGAACCTATTTTAAGAGCTCCTGACGTGATTTCTGAACATAAATTAAAGACTATAAGCAGAAGATCAATGTCAGAACATAATTTCAAACAGTTGCAACAGCCTTTAATGCCTGTGCGTccaattaaaatttctgATCCATCTGTATTATATGGATCTACTTTAGTAGCACGTtgtgaatttgaaaaacgATCTACACCATTAATAATTACGAAATGCATTCAATATATCGAATCAGATAAAGAGTTTTTACAGACAGAAGGTATATACAGAAAATCAGCTTCACAATCACTAGtagaaaaattagagaCGAGGTTTTCCGTGTCTAAAAATTATGATGCTGATCCAAAGATGAGAAAATTAATGGAGCAAGATATCCACGCTGTTGCTAGTGCTTTGAAGCGCTATTTAAGACAATTACCAAACAGTATTATACCTTTTGAAATATACGATGAGTTAATTTCCTTGATTAGAAGGGAAAATCTGCCTAAATTTTTACCTTTAAACGATAACTTGAAACAAAACCCAATGTATCTAAAAACAATTAACAAATTCAAAGagttattgaaatttattccAAGAGAGCATTATGCCGTTCTACAATTACTTTCACTTCACTTGAAAAAAGTTGTTAGCTACAGTGAAGAGAATTTGATgaacattaaaaatatctcaTTAGTTTTTACACCGGGATTGATTCGAGATCAAAATGGTACTAAGGACATCCTCGATATGAGAGAAAGAAATTATGCagttgaatttattttaacttCCTCGGCTGATTTACTAGGAACGATAAAACGTTTGGTGGACaattaa
- the IAH1 gene encoding isoamyl acetate-hydrolyzing esterase (similar to Saccharomyces cerevisiae IAH1 (YOR126C); ancestral locus Anc_5.449) — protein MEYKKFLLFGDSITEFSFNYRMEEDKKEQFTFGGALVDAYRTRMDILHRGFSGYNTRWALTLLPRILANENNIAIATIFFGPNDASISGPQRVPLDEYISNSGKLVELMKQKNILPIVIGPATFNEELYSDLKKEDIAAGYVRTDANFGKYSDALEEFCKSKEIPYINLRKAFLAEGSDNWKNCLSDGLHFNGKGYKILFNELMTTIDKYYPNYLPENIPPRNKYWRDVKEDGSNL, from the coding sequence ATGGAATACAAGAAGTTTTTACTATTTGGGGATTCGATTACAGAATTCTCATTTAATTATAGGATGGAAGAAGACAAAAAGGAGCAATTTACATTTGGTGGTGCTCTTGTGGATGCTTATAGAACAAGGATGGACATTTTGCATCGTGGATTTTCAGGATATAACACCAGATGGGCATTAACCCTTTTACCAAGAATATTggctaatgaaaataatatagcCATTGCAACTATTTTCTTTGGTCCTAACGATGCTTCTATTAGTGGTCCACAAAGGGTCCCACttgatgaatatatatcaaattCTGGGAAACTTGTAGAATTAATgaagcaaaaaaatattttaccaaTCGTTATAGGGCCGGCCACATTCAATGAGGAGCTTTATTCAGATctgaaaaaagaagatattGCCGCTGGTTATGTTAGAACTGATGCAAACTTCGGAAAATATTCAGATGCTCTTGAAGAATTTTGTAAATCCAAGGAAATTCCATACATTAATCTAAGAAAGGCATTCCTTGCAGAAGGAAGTGACAATTGGAAAAACTGTCTTAGTGACGGTCTTCATTTTAACGGTAAAGGCTACAAGAttctttttaatgaattaatgaCAACCATTGATAAATACTATCCCAATTATCTTCCTGAAAATATCCCCCCTCGTAACAAGTATTGGAGAGATGTTAAGGAAGATGGTTCTAATTTATGA
- the BCS1 gene encoding bifunctional AAA family ATPase chaperone/translocase BCS1 (similar to Saccharomyces cerevisiae BCS1 (YDR375C); ancestral locus Anc_5.448): MSDKNAVSTVEIPNTNLNVADDTFKGKIKGIINEAMSNNPYFAAGGGLMILGTGLAVARSGIVKLSRVLYRQMIVDLEIQSKDKAYSWFLTWMAKHPQRVSRHLSVRTSFIQHDNGSISTRFNLVPGPGNHWIKYKGAYLHIKRERSAKMIDLQNGSPYETVTLTTLYRDRHLFHEMLDEAKELALKTTEGKTVIYTSFGPEWRKFGQPKAKRAYASVILDRGIKENILKDVQQFMQNGKWYSDRGIPYRRGYLLYGPPGSGKTSFIQALAGELDYNICMLNLSEGNLTDDRLNHLMNNMPERSILLLEDIDAAFNQRAQTQDQGYHSSVTFSGLLNALDGITSSEETITFMTTNHPERLDPAIMRPGRIDYKQFVGNASLYQAQQMFLKFYPEKVELAELFVKELADLKLSVSTAQLQGLFVMNKDDAPAALANIGTLKLTNGIDSHI; encoded by the coding sequence ATGTCAGATAAAAATGCTGTTTCAACAGTAGAAATACCCAATACAAATTTGAATGTAGCAGATGATACTTTTAAAGGGAAAATAAAAGGTATAATCAATGAAGCTATGTCAAATAACCCGTATTTTGCAGCGGGTGGTGGTTTAATGATTCTTGGTACTGGCTTAGCAGTAGCCAGGAGCGGAATCGTCAAACTGAGCCGAGTACTTTATCGTCAAATGATTGTAGATTTAGAAATTCAATCGAAAGATAAAGCTTATAGTTGGTTCTTAACTTGGATGGCTAAACATCCTCAGAGAGTGTCTAGACACCTATCAGTAAGGACAAGCTTTATTCAACATGATAATGGATCAATTAGTACGCGATTTAATTTAGTTCCGGGTCCAGGTAATCATTGGATCAAATATAAGGGAGCCTACTTACACATTAAAAGAGAAAGATCAGCAAAGATGATTGACTTGCAAAACGGTTCACCGTATGAGACTGTTACTTTGACAACACTATATAGAGATAGACATTTATTTCATGAAATGCTTGATGAAGCCAAAGAACTTGCATTGAAAACAACAGAAGGTAAAACTGTAATATATACGTCATTCGGTCCAGAATGGAGAAAATTTGGACAGCCAAAGGCCAAAAGGGCATATGCTTCAGTTATTTTAGATCGTggtattaaagaaaatatcttAAAAGATGTTCAGCAATTTATGCAAAATGGTAAATGGTATTCTGATCGCGGCATTCCTTATAGAAGAGGTTACTTACTATATGGTCCACCTGGTTCCGGTAAAACTAGTTTCATTCAGGCATTGGCAGGTGAATTGGattataatatttgcaTGCTAAATCTATCAGAAGGCAATTTAACGGATGATAGATTGAATCATCTAATGAATAATATGCCGGAGAGGagtattcttttattagaagataTCGATGCTGCATTTAACCAAAGAGCACAAACTCAAGACCAAGGTTATCATTCTAGTGTTACGTTCAGTGGGTTATTAAATGCTTTGGATGGTATTACTTCATCTGAAGAAACCATTACCTTCATGACAACGAATCATCCTGAAAGATTAGATCCAGCTATCATGAGACCAGGACGTATTGATTATAAACAATTTGTTGGTAACGCAAGTTTATACCAAGCTCAGCAAatgtttttgaaattttatcCAGAAAAAGTAGAATTAGcagaattatttgttaaagaATTAGCAGACTTGAAATTAAGTGTCAGCACTGCTCAATTACAAGGTCTATTTGTAATGAATAAAGATGATGCACCTGCAGCTTTAGCTAATATTGGAACTTTAAAATTGACAAATGGTATAGACTCTCATATATAA